TTCGATTTCCGAGGGCGGTACACGTTGCCCTGGGAGTATTTTATTGCACCCGCTCCCAAACCGCATGTTCAGGCCTGGCTTGCCGACCAGCAAAGTGGCCTTTGGGACAAGGCGATCTCCGGCCTCGCGACCGCCCTCCTCTGGGTGCATGAACGCAGCCATATCCTCCTTGGCCTGCTGGCGCTGTCGCTGGTCACCCGGATTATGATCCTGCCTGTCGCCCTGAAATCCGAGCGTGACCAGATCACCACCGCCGAAACTGCGGATGAGATGAAGGCGCTGAAAGAACGACTGGCCGATGATCCCGTACGCAAGGCTCGTGCAGTGCAGGCGTTTTATGCCGACAAAGGCCTGACACCGATGAGAAACCTCACCGCATTGTTGTTCCTACCGGTGATGATGCTGGGAGTCTCCGCCGCACAGGAAGCCAGCGCCAGCCTGCAGACGCCGTTCCTGTGGATGGCAGACCTCGGCCTGCCCGATCCGCTGTTCATCATGCCGGTTCTGTTCTGCGGGCTTGCCGCCGTCTACCTGCTGTGGGCCGTCGCCAAAACCAAGCGCCAGAAACTGCTTTGGATGGTGCTGGGCATGCCCGCGCTCTTTGCGATGGTGTTCAGCCTTTCGGGCGCCGCCAACGCCTACCTCTGCTTCAGCCTGACGCTGTTGCTGGTGCAGCGCGCCTATGTGACAGGCATGCACCGCCAGCTTGGCGACGCCATCGCCTTGCGCGCCCACAAGCGCCGCCTTGCCAGGCTGCCCCGCGGCGTGATCCCGATGGGCTACACCGAGGAGCTGGAACACGCCGGTAACAAGGCCCTGCGCCTGTCGATCCTGCGCAACGCAGGCCTGCCGGTGCCCGGCGGCGTGATCGTGCGCTCTGATGCGATCCACGACTACCGCGACATGTCCGAGGCCAAGAAAGACGCATTTGCAGCCAAGGTCTTCGGCCTGGCTGGCGGCAAACCGGTCGCCGTGCGCTCCTCTGCCAGCAATGAGGACGGCGCTGATCAGAGTTTTGCCGGGGTTTTCGAATCCGTCCTCGACGTGACCGCCGATACCATGCGCGCAGCCCTTGATGAGGTGGTGACCAGCTTCTCCTCAGACCGCGCCGCCAGCTACGCAGGGGACGGCGACAGCACCGATCAGGGCAATATCGTGGTGCAGGAAATGGTGCAGGCAGAATATGCCGGAGTCCTGTTCACCCAGGACCCCATGGCGCCGGGCATGTGCATGATCGAATGGGTCGAAGGCTGCGGAGAGGATCTGGTCTCCGGGCGCGTCACCCCCACCAGCCTGCGCTTTGGCCGCTACACAGGATTGCCTGCATCCGAGGATCAGGACCAGACGCTGGACATGGCGCCACTTCTGGCGCTTGGGCAACAGATCGAAGAGACCTTTGGTGCTCCGCAGGACGTGGAGTGGGCCTATGCCAACGGTCAATTCCAGATCGTGCAAAGCCGCGACATCACCACGCTATCCCTGGGTACCGAAAAAGAGCAGACCCGCCTGGCCGAATGGCGTGATGTCCTGGACCACTACGCGGACGCCGATCCGGACCAGACCATTCTGGAGCAGGACGAAATGTCAGAGGTTCTGCCCCGCCCGACACCCTTGTCATTCTCGCTGATGGGCAGCCTCTGGTCTCCGGGTGGCAGTGTCGATCTGGCCTGCCGCGCCTTGTCGGTACCCTACAATCTGCCCGAAGGCCGCGCCGGTCATCTGGTGAACCTCTTCGGCAAGACCTACGTCGATGTAGACCTCAAGGAGCAGATGACGCTGAAGTTGACCGCGACCAAGGCCAAGCAACTGCGCAAACAGGCCCGTCCGATGATTGATCGCTTCCATGCGGAGGTTCTGCCGCAGCTCAGCGATCAACTGGCGTTCTGGCAGGCCGTGGACTACGCCGCCCTGCCGCTGCCCAAACAGCTGGAGGCGATTGCGACGCTGCGCGACCTCTTTGTCACAGACATCTATGTCGAAGCTGAGAAGGTGAATATCATCGCGGGCTTTACCATGGGCGAGGCCAGCGCCGCCGCGGCAGGTGACCCCGCGCTGCGTGCACATCTGATGCATGCCGAGCTGCCTAATGCACCGTCCAGCCTACTTGCGTCCTGCACAGGTCCGATGGCGGAAAGCCGCGCACAGTTTCTGATGGGGCACCGGTCCATATTCGACTATGAGCTGTCGACACCCCGCTATAGCGAAGCGCCGAACCTGCTCACCTCGCTGCTTGATGGATCCGTCGAGCCGATCAGTGGAGCCGTTACGCCACCGGCAAACCTGCCGGAGGATCTGAACGAGACGCTGGATCTCGCGATTGCCTATCAGGATCTGAAAGAACAGGCTAAGCACGAAGCCCTGCGGATTTTGGCGGAGCTGCGTCGCGCGCTGCTGGCGCTGGGATCTGCAACCGGTCTGGAAGAGCTAATCTTCTATCTGACAATGGACGAAATCGCAGCGGGAGACTGGGACCAGCCCACAGCGCTGAAAGATCACGCCGCAGCCCGCAAGCACAATGAGGAGTTGCGCAAGCCGTCCGCGCCGACCGCTGTCAGTCTCACGCTGCGCGACTGTGAACTGTTGTCGCTCGGGGCGCAGGCGGGATCCGGTGATGGCAGCCTCGGCGGCACCTGCGTCGCGGGTAGCGGCAGTGTTGAGGCCCGCGTGTTCTGGGTGGAAGACGAAACCGCCATTGGTCCTGATGTGTTTGACGGTTTTCAGGACGGCGATATCCTCGCCTGCCGCATGATCAATCCCGCTTGGCTGCCATATGTGCAGCGGTCAGGAGCTGTCCTCAGCGAAGTTGGCGGCTGGCTGAGCCACATGGCGATTGTCGCGCGGGAGAAGGACATTCTGATGCTGGTCGCTTGCAAAGGGCTCGACCAGCTGGCCCATGGTGAGCTGATCACTGTGGCAGAGGATGGATCGATCACGCAAAGCGGTGCGGCTACGCTACAAGCGGCATCGGCCTGATATCAAACGCGTCTGCCCCCGCCGCGCCGCTCAGACAGCATGGCGGGGGCAGAAACATATGTTCTGCCTTGCACATTATCACACAAATGGTCTGAACTACCGGGATGGACCCACATCTTGATCCCCGACAGACCCACCGCCTGCTGGCGAAGTTGAAGGCTGATATTGACCAGCTGCCACAAGCCCTCTCGGTGGCAGCGAAATACATCATCGACACCCCCGGCGACTTCGGGCTTGATCCAATCCGTGTCTCCGCAACCAAGGCCGGAATCAGCGCCAATTCTCTGGTCCGACTGGCCGCGCATCTTGGTTTTGACAGTTTCGAAGCCCTGCGCGCGCCGTTTCGTGCCGCCTTGACCACCGAACGCGAGGGCGGTCTGGGGCTTGGTTGGCTGGATCGGTTGGAACAGGCCCCCGACACCACCCGTCACGGTCGCATCGCCCGCAATGAGGTGAACATCGTGGCCCGCTCCCTGCGGCTGATGACCCCGGACCGGACCGCTGCCATTGTCACCGCGCTCACCTCCGCGCGGCGCTGCTATGTGACCGCGACCCGGGCCAGCTACGCGCTGGCCTATTATTTCCACTACGTCGGGCGCATGGCCTTGCCCAGTCTGGATCTGGTGCCTCGTCACATGGGTGCTGCGGTTGATGAGCTGATGGATATCGAGGCAGAGGATTGTCTGGTTGCCATGACGTTCGCCCCTTATTCCTCCGAAACGCTACAGGCCCTGCGGCTGGCCCGCAACAAAGGGGCGACGCTGATCCTGATCTCTGACAGCGAAGTTATCGCGCCGGGACTAAAGCCGGACCACCTGTTATTGATTGCGGATAACGCGTTGCACCCCTTTGGCGGCTACGCTGGCGCAATGGCGGTGCTTGATTGTCTCTTGACCCATCTTGTCGATGCCGGTGGCGAAGACGCACAGAACCGGATCCGCCGCTATGAGGCCCTGCGCGAAGACACCGGCGCCTATTGGCGCGGGGGCAAGCTGCCAAAGGTGCCAAAATAGTTCAGTTCGGAGACTAAGCCGCCGTTCAGAGCCGCAGGTCTGACTGATCCGGTGTCAGCACATACTTCAGATCATAGAGCAGCGCGCCAGGTCGGCCCAAAGCACGGATCTGCGCAGCACCCATGTCGCGGAACTCCTGATGGGCAACCGCCAGGACCATGCCATCATAACTGCCCGCCTGCGGCTTCTCGACAAGTTCCACGCCGTATTCAGCCCGTGCTTCATCAGGGTCAGCGTGGGGATCATGGACATCTACTGCAAGGCCGTATTCCTCAAAGCAGCGCACCACATCAATCACCCGTGTATTGCGCAGATCCGGGCAGTTTTCCTTGAATGTCAGCCCCATCACCAGCACCCGTGCATCGGCAACCGCCATCTTCCGTTTCAGCATGGACTTGACCAACTGGCTGGCAACATAAGATCCCATACCGTCATTCAAACGCCGCCCGGCTAGCAGAATCTCCGGGTGATAGCCCAGCTGTTCTGCCTTGTGGGTCAGGTAATACGGGTCGACACCAATACAGTGACCGCCCACCAGCCCCGGGCGAAAGTTGAGAAAATTCCACTTCGTCCCCGCCGCGCGCAGCACTGCTTCGGTATCGATATCCATGCGATTGAAAATCTTGGCCAGCTCATTGATCAGCGCGATGTTGATATCACGTTGGCTGTTCTCGATCACCTTGGCGGCCTCGGCCACGCGAATGCTCTCGGCCTTGTGGGTGCCCGCCGTCACTATCTCACGGTATAGCGCGTCAACACGCTCCGCTGTCTCAGGCGTTGAGCCGGAGGTGACTTTGACGATGTCCGGCAGGCGGCGCGTCTTGTCACCGGGGTTGATCCGCTCCGGACTATAGCCCGCATAGAAATCGCGGTTGAATGTCAGTCCGGACAGCTGCTCTAGAACTGGCACGCACTCCTCTTCAGTGGCGCCGGGATAGACGGTGGATTCATAGATCACCAGATCGCCGGGTTTCAGCACCCGCCCAACCGTCTCAGACGCACGCAGCAAGGGCGTCAAATCCGGGCGGCGGCTGTCGTCGATCGGGGTTGGCACCGTCACGATGAAGACCGTGCAATCGGCAATCTCTGCCGGGTTAGTGGTCAGTGTCAGATGCGCAGCGCTGGACAGGGCCTCGGAACTGATTTCGCGGGTGCTGTCGTCACCGACGCGCAACGCGTCAATACGCTCGGCGCTGATATCAAACCCGACCACAGGACGGGATTTGCCAAACTCAACCGCCAGCGGCAGCCCGACATAGCCAAGCCCAATCACGCAAATCCGTTCTGTCCCGCTCATGCCGCTGCCTCAATGGTCTTTGTCCGCCCGATTGCCTTTCATAAGGGGCCTCAGCGCCAAGTTTCAACCATGCGCGGTCAGATCCCTCCCGAAACCGGGAGAGATCCACGTTTAGGGCTGCTTCAGAAGCGCAGCGACAGGCAGGACATGCCGCCGTCAAGCTTGGCACACTCCGTGTTGCTGATCTGCACGACCTCAAACCCCTCACGGTCCAGCAACTCCGCTGTGCGTGGGAAATCCGCCGCCATCAGCACCAGATTGTTGTAGCGGATCGCGTTGGCAGCCGCCTCTTCGCCCTCAGGCACATGCAGCACCCGGTAGCCCTCAAAACAACCTGACGCATCCAGCCGCTTGGTGGACAAAATGGTCTCAGCGTCCATCAGCGAACAATCTGTCTTGAAGTGCAGCACCCCCTCCGGCGTAAACACTTCGCGCAGGTTGTGGCCCCAGTCGGCAACAATCTCCGCCAGTTCAGCCACGCCCGCAGCATCGGTCCGGGCCGAGCGACCGACGAGGATTTCGCGTTCGGTCACCAGAATATCGCC
This is a stretch of genomic DNA from Phaeobacter gallaeciensis DSM 26640. It encodes these proteins:
- a CDS encoding MurR/RpiR family transcriptional regulator; the protein is MDPHLDPRQTHRLLAKLKADIDQLPQALSVAAKYIIDTPGDFGLDPIRVSATKAGISANSLVRLAAHLGFDSFEALRAPFRAALTTEREGGLGLGWLDRLEQAPDTTRHGRIARNEVNIVARSLRLMTPDRTAAIVTALTSARRCYVTATRASYALAYYFHYVGRMALPSLDLVPRHMGAAVDELMDIEAEDCLVAMTFAPYSSETLQALRLARNKGATLILISDSEVIAPGLKPDHLLLIADNALHPFGGYAGAMAVLDCLLTHLVDAGGEDAQNRIRRYEALREDTGAYWRGGKLPKVPK
- a CDS encoding PEP/pyruvate-binding domain-containing protein, coding for MIQKCTRFHTPVSRLSLAVLFSSVLAPAAAWAIPSPELVIGSVSSLSQVLAVGVAMVSGLGAVVAAKLGLQPKGKAEAKRYPIKLITGLLLAALALAMLNYWQFTTQRAAEQARLQATLMRPAQFDGTKIKDATLKETSFSRQSDHPLAMSTADAAAALDDGQTLFYDIRETGENAMGTLPGATHIRFPDFLQSRPVQPGQKVVLFCHNGNRSSETCAKLAAMGIDCSFIAGGIEKWIVEGRDFSDKDVKTLSDLRAIPEYPGRDVLLSTADFTDLMNTEDLQIVDTRYPGDFESGHLPGAVNIPIRKMTTADLMQRISELDPSKPTLAACYDRRSCFMSQVLGLELSQKGFDFRGRYTLPWEYFIAPAPKPHVQAWLADQQSGLWDKAISGLATALLWVHERSHILLGLLALSLVTRIMILPVALKSERDQITTAETADEMKALKERLADDPVRKARAVQAFYADKGLTPMRNLTALLFLPVMMLGVSAAQEASASLQTPFLWMADLGLPDPLFIMPVLFCGLAAVYLLWAVAKTKRQKLLWMVLGMPALFAMVFSLSGAANAYLCFSLTLLLVQRAYVTGMHRQLGDAIALRAHKRRLARLPRGVIPMGYTEELEHAGNKALRLSILRNAGLPVPGGVIVRSDAIHDYRDMSEAKKDAFAAKVFGLAGGKPVAVRSSASNEDGADQSFAGVFESVLDVTADTMRAALDEVVTSFSSDRAASYAGDGDSTDQGNIVVQEMVQAEYAGVLFTQDPMAPGMCMIEWVEGCGEDLVSGRVTPTSLRFGRYTGLPASEDQDQTLDMAPLLALGQQIEETFGAPQDVEWAYANGQFQIVQSRDITTLSLGTEKEQTRLAEWRDVLDHYADADPDQTILEQDEMSEVLPRPTPLSFSLMGSLWSPGGSVDLACRALSVPYNLPEGRAGHLVNLFGKTYVDVDLKEQMTLKLTATKAKQLRKQARPMIDRFHAEVLPQLSDQLAFWQAVDYAALPLPKQLEAIATLRDLFVTDIYVEAEKVNIIAGFTMGEASAAAAGDPALRAHLMHAELPNAPSSLLASCTGPMAESRAQFLMGHRSIFDYELSTPRYSEAPNLLTSLLDGSVEPISGAVTPPANLPEDLNETLDLAIAYQDLKEQAKHEALRILAELRRALLALGSATGLEELIFYLTMDEIAAGDWDQPTALKDHAAARKHNEELRKPSAPTAVSLTLRDCELLSLGAQAGSGDGSLGGTCVAGSGSVEARVFWVEDETAIGPDVFDGFQDGDILACRMINPAWLPYVQRSGAVLSEVGGWLSHMAIVAREKDILMLVACKGLDQLAHGELITVAEDGSITQSGAATLQAASA
- the tviB gene encoding Vi polysaccharide biosynthesis UDP-N-acetylglucosamine C-6 dehydrogenase TviB: MSGTERICVIGLGYVGLPLAVEFGKSRPVVGFDISAERIDALRVGDDSTREISSEALSSAAHLTLTTNPAEIADCTVFIVTVPTPIDDSRRPDLTPLLRASETVGRVLKPGDLVIYESTVYPGATEEECVPVLEQLSGLTFNRDFYAGYSPERINPGDKTRRLPDIVKVTSGSTPETAERVDALYREIVTAGTHKAESIRVAEAAKVIENSQRDINIALINELAKIFNRMDIDTEAVLRAAGTKWNFLNFRPGLVGGHCIGVDPYYLTHKAEQLGYHPEILLAGRRLNDGMGSYVASQLVKSMLKRKMAVADARVLVMGLTFKENCPDLRNTRVIDVVRCFEEYGLAVDVHDPHADPDEARAEYGVELVEKPQAGSYDGMVLAVAHQEFRDMGAAQIRALGRPGALLYDLKYVLTPDQSDLRL
- a CDS encoding dimethylarginine dimethylaminohydrolase family protein, which codes for MTNPTYEFTRAITRRPASSITDGLRAEDIGTPDLDKMLAAHADYVAALKSTGAEVIELPPLEAFPDAVFVEDTALCLPKGAVLMRPGAPSRLGEVAEMAPTLRQCYDEVREIKGPGFIEGGDILVTEREILVGRSARTDAAGVAELAEIVADWGHNLREVFTPEGVLHFKTDCSLMDAETILSTKRLDASGCFEGYRVLHVPEGEEAAANAIRYNNLVLMAADFPRTAELLDREGFEVVQISNTECAKLDGGMSCLSLRF